Proteins encoded within one genomic window of Triticum aestivum cultivar Chinese Spring chromosome 2D, IWGSC CS RefSeq v2.1, whole genome shotgun sequence:
- the LOC123050074 gene encoding polyphenol oxidase, chloroplastic: MEISTSVARCTRMPCSLQALVPTKLRLPRRLTCKATGGRVDRRDVLLGLGSAAAAGLGTQRGRGAIAAPIQAPDLGNCNPPDLPNTAPDTNCCPTSGTGIIDFVLPPASSAALRVRPAAHLADAEHLAKYERAVALMKQLPADDPRSFEQQWRVHCAYCDGAYDQVGFPDLEIQVHNCWLFFPWHRFYLYFHERILGKLIGDDTFALPFWNWDAPAGMTLPAIYANRSSPLYNERRNPAHQPPFPVDLDYNEIDVIIPTDEQIDQNLNIMYRQMVSGAKKTRLFMGQPYRAGDQPDPGAGSVENVPHGTMHTWTGDPAQPNNEDMGNFYSAARDPIFFAHHGNIDRLWHVWRGLRPSNTDFADADWLDTAFLFYDEEARPVRVRVRDCLDPAAMGYAYQDVGLPWLKAKPAKRSRRTPAPAAGALPATLRETVRVTVTRPQVSRSDKEKEEAEEVLIIEGIQVADHFKFVKFDVLVNAPESGGDAASGYCAGSVAMTPHMVRTNKKKGSMKTVARFGVCDLMDNIGADGDKTVVVSLVPRCGGELVTIGGVSIGYTK; this comes from the exons ATGGAGATCAGCACGAGCGTGGCAAGGTGCACTCGCATGCCGTGCAGCCTCCAAGCCCTCGTGCCCACGAAGCTGAGGCTGCCACGGCGTCTGACGTGCAAGGCAACGGGCGGCCGCGTCGACCGCCGTGACGTGCTCCTCGGCCTCGGCAGCGCCGCGGCGGCCGGGctgggcacgcagagaggccgagggGCGATCGCCGCGCCCATCCAGGCCCCGGACCTCGGCAACTGCAACCCGCCCGACCTCCCGAACACGGCGCCGGACACCAACTGCTGCCCGACGTCCGGCACCGGCATCATCGATTTCGTGCTGccgccggcctcctcggcggcgctCCGCGTGCGCCCGGCCGCGCACCTGGCGGACGCGGAGCACCTGGCCAAGTACGAGCGGGCCGTGGCGCTCATGAAGCAGCTGCCCGCCGACGACCCGCGCAGCTTCGAGCAGCAGTGGCGCGTGCACTGCGCCTACTGCGACGGCGCGTACGACCAGGTCGGTTTCCCGGACCTGGAGATCCAGGTGCACAACTGCTGGCTCTTCTTCCCATGGCACAG GTTCTACCTCTACTTCCACGAGAGGATCCTCGGCAAGCTCATCGGCGACGACACCTTCGCGCTGCCCTTCTGGAACTGGGACGCGCCGGCCGGCATGACGCTGCCGGCGATCTACGCCAACAGGTCGTCGCCGCTCTACAACGAGAGGCGCAACCCCGCCCACCAGCCGCCGTTCCCGGTCGACCTCGACTACAACGAGATAGATGTCATCATCCCAACAGACGAGCAGATCGACCAGAACCTCAACATCATGTACCGCCAGATGGTGTCGGGTGCCAAGAAGACTAGGCTGTTCATGGGGCAGCCGTACCGCGCCGGCGACCAGCCGGACCCGGGAGCGGGCTCCGTGGAGAACGTGCCGCACGGCACGATGCACACCTGGACGGGCGACCCGGCGCAGCCCAACAACGAGGACATGGGCAACTTCTACTCGGCGGCGCGCGACCCCATCTTCTTCGCGCACCACGGCAACATCGACCGCCTCTGGCACGTCTGGCGCGGCCTCCGCCCGAGCAACACCGACTTCGCCGACGCCGACTGGCTTGACACCGCCTTCCTCTTCTACGACGAGGAGGCCCGCCCCGTGCGCGTCCGCGTCCGCGACTGCCTCGACCCAGCCGCCATGGGGTACGCCTACCAGGACGTCGGCCTGCCCTGGCTGAAGGCCAAGCCGGCCAAGAGATCCCGCAGGACGCCGGCGCCCGCCGCGGGCGCGCTCCCGGCGACGCTGAGGGAGACCGTGCGGGTGACGGTGACAAGGCCCCAGGTGTCGAGGAGCgacaaggagaaggaggaggcggaggaggtgctGATCATCGAGGGGATCCAGGTCGCCGACCACTTCAAGTTCGTCAAGTTCGACGTGCTGGTGAACGCGCCCGAGAGCGGAGGCGATGCCGCGTCGGGGTACTGTGCCGGCAGCGTCGCGATGACGCCGCACATGGTCCGGACGAACAAGAAGAAGGGCTCCATGAAGACGGTGGCGAGGTTCGGCGTCTGCGACCTGATGGACAACATCGGGGCAGACGGCGACAAGACGGTGGTCGTGTCGCTCGTGCCCAGGTGCGGCGGCGAGCTGGTCACCATCGGCGGCGTCAGCATCGGCTATACCAAGTGA
- the LOC123050073 gene encoding uncharacterized protein: MQRCVEDDCRRAEVWCFQLQRQPVDAGKSYNHGGQQIEGEVPHELDDGVLRPSPPGLPWLVSTVAQGCGGERGLPVNTMPRTSVGRPRMRRREPVAGEHETEDERGRPKDASARAGCRRA, from the exons ATGCAGAGGTGCGTAGAGGATGACTGTCGGCGAGCGGAGGTGTGGTGCTTCCAGCTACAGCGACAGCCTGTGGATGCTGGCAAGAGCTACAACCATGGCGGCCAG CAAATTGAGGGCGAGGTACCGCACGAGCTCGACGACGGGGTGCTGCGGCCATCTCCACCAGGGTTGCCATGGCTGGTAAGCACGGTCGCCCAAGGATGCGGCGGCGAGCGTGGGTTGCCGGTGAACACGATGCCGAGAACGAGCGTGGGGCGGCCAAGGATGCGTCGGCGAGAGCCCGTTGCCGGCGAGCATGAGACCGAGGACGAGCGCGGGCGGCCCAAGGATGCGTCGGCGAGAGCGGGTTGCCGGCGAGCATGA